CGTGACGGCCGGGGACCTCGCCGAGCTCGAGCGCCTCGCGGCGAACTGGTACCCGGCGATCCAGAAAGAGCCTCTCTCGCCGCCGCTGAAGCTGGGCGGAACCGGCCACCTCTCGGCGCGCCTCACCCGAGCCTTCTCGGACCCGCACGTCGAAGGCCGCCTCGACGCCACGGACTTCGTCCTGCGCGGCGTGCGCTTCGGCGAGACGACCGCGAGTTTCACCGTGGACCACAACGTCGCGACGCTCGCGCCCTTCGCCGCCCGGGACGACGGCGGCACGCTCTCCCTCGAGGGGAAGATCGGGTTCGGCGGCGCGCTGCGCGGACAGTACCGGCTGGACGGCCTCGCCGGAGACTTCCACGACTGGCCGCTCGAGAAAGTCCTCGCGTTCCTCGACTTCGACCTGCCCCTCTCGGGGCGCGCGACGGGCAGGCTCCCGCTCGACGGCGTCACGCCGGCGATTCACGGGCGCATCCCGCTCGTCCTGACGGACGCGTCGATCTGGGGGCAGAAGCTCGACCGCCTCGAGGGCGTGCTCGCGTTCCAGGACGACCGCATCTCCGTCGAGGGCGCGACGGGGCGGCTCGCCGGCGCGACCGCGAGCTTCGGAGGCTTCTACCGGTACGCCGACGGCGCCTACAAGTTCGACCTCGATGCGAAGGACCTGCCCGTTGGCCGCCTCTCCGCGTTCTCGGACGTCCCGGCGGGCGGGCTCCTGACCGGTCACGCTTCCGGCGAAGGCCTGATCGACCAGCCGACGCTCTCCGCGGACCTGCGCGTCGCGGCCCCGGCGTTCGATGGCCAACCGCTCGCCCGCGCGGACCATCCGGTCGAGATTCGCGCCCGTGCCGAACGGGGCGTCTGGAGCCTGAGGGCCGAGGCGGCGGAGGAGGGAGTCCTCGAGATCTTTTCGCCGAAGGACGCCGATACCGGGGGCGTCTGGCGGGCGCGCGCGGAGTTCCCGAGCCTCGCCCCGCTCGCGGGCCTTCTCGGCGTTCCGGCCGACGCGAGGTTCGACGGCCGGCTGAGCGCCGAGGCCGCATTCAAGCCCGGCGCTTCAGCCGCCGACCTCGACGGCGAAGGCGTGATCTCGGCCGCGCAGCTCACGGCGTGGGGACGGACGCTGACGCTCCGCGGCGCGACGCCGCTCAAGGTGTCCGGCGGGCGGGTCTCGTTCGAGCGTCTGGCGCTTGCCGAGGCGGTGCGGCCCGAAGCGGCGTCCGGCGTCCCGACCCTCGTGACACTTTCGGGCAGCGCTCAGTTCGTCGCGCCGCGATCGCTGGACGTCGCCGCGAATGGCTCCGTGGACGCCACTCTTCTGGGGCCGGCGTTTGCGCCGCTGAAGCTCGCGGGCCGCGTCACGCTCGACGCCCGCCTCGGCGGGACCGCTTCTGCGCCGGTCGTCACGGGGCGCGCGGCCCTCGACGGCGTCGACATCGTGAGCCCGGACGGAGGAGTGGCGGTCGAGTCCGTGACCGGCACGCTTCTTTTCAGCGAGGGCAAGGTCACGGTCAGCGACCTCTCGCTCAGGTTCGGCGGCGGGACCGTCGATCTCGGCGGCACGATTCTCCTCGACGGCTGGAAGCCCGCCGGCATGCGGGTCACGGCGCTCGTCTCGCACGTGAAGGCCTCGCCGTTCGACGGCTTCCGCTCGACGTTCTCCGGGAACCTCCTCCTCCTCGGCGACGCGCAGCCGCGCGCCATACGAGGCGAGCTGACGATCGACCGTGCCCTCTACGATCGCGACTTCTCGATCGATCTCGCGGCGCTCCTTCAGCGAAAGCGCGTCGCGACGATCGGCGTGAACCCGACGTTCTTCGACCCCGTGACGCTCGACGTGAGGATCGTCGCGCCGCCCGAGTCGATCGAGGTGCGGACGAACGTCGCGCGCCTGAAGGCTTCCGGCGAGCTCTTCGCGCGGGGCACGTGGGGCCACCCGCTCCTCTTCGGCGAGATCCGCGCGGAGGAGGGGGGGCGGCTCACGCTCCAGGGCCAGCGCTACGACCTCGTCTCGGGCCGCATCCTCTTCTCGAACCCGATCCGGATCGAGCCGTTCTTCGAGATGGAGGCCCGCGGCACGGTCAACAAGTACCAGGTCACGTTCGGCCTCACGGGAACGGCCGCGCGCCTCGCGACGCGCTTCTCGTCGGACCCGCAGCTGTCCGAGGCGCAGATCATCACTCTCATGGCGACGGGCGACGTCCCCTCGACGTCCGTCACGGGGGGGATCGGCGCGACCCCGACGTCGTCGGACGAGTCGGTCTCGAAGGCGGCGCGCGAGCTCCTCGCGAGCCTCGCTTCCGACGCCGTCACGAGCCGCACGAAGGAGTTCTTCCGGCTCGACCGATTCCAGATCGACCCCGCCTTCTCGACCGGCTCGACGTTTGACGCGCCGCGGATCACGGTGGGCAAGTCCCTTGGAAAGGACTTCAACGCGACCGTCTCGTTCGTCCTCTCGAGCAACCAGCAGCAGATCATCACGCTCGACTACCAGCTCTCGCGGACGGCGTTCCTGCAGGCGCGGCTGGACGAGTTCGGCGTGTACTCGCTCGAGCTGCGCTTCCGGCAGCGGCTGCGGTGAGAACGGCCCGCGGCGCGGCCGCGCTCATCGCCTTGGCCCTCTCCGCCGCGCCGGCGACGGGCGCGCCCCCGCCCGAGGGCGGCATGTGGGGCCGTGGCATCGTGTCGCTCTCCTTCCGGGGCGACCAGGCGATCGACGACAGACGCATGGCGGGCCTCACCGACCTCGCGCCCGGAAAACTCCTGACCGAGAGCGCCGTCCGCATCTCGATGCGAAACCTTTTCGCGACACGGCGCTTCTCCGATCTCGCCGTCGAGGCGGCCCCGTCGGGAGAAGGTGTCGCGGTCGTCGTCGTCTTCTCGGCGGCGCCGCGCATCGGCGCGCTCGCCCTCACGAAGGGCGTACCCGCGCGCGGGCGCCTGCTCGACGCCGTCGGTCTCAGGCCCGGAGACCCGTGGGAGAACGACCGCCGGCCCGTCTTCGAGGCGTCGATCCGGCGCGTCCTCAAGGAAGAGGGGTACTTCGAGCCCGCCGTCACGATCTCCGTGGACGCGGGCATGGACGAGACGAGCGTCGACGTGGGTTTCGTCGTCCGGCCCGGGCCGAGAGCCCTCGCCGCCGCGCCGGAGTGGAACGGAAGCCTCGGGGCGCTGCCGTCCTCCGCGCTCACGGCGCGGGCGAAGATGAAGGTCGGAAAGCCTTACAAGAAGACGACCGCGACCGAGGATGCCGAGAGGTTCGAGAACGAGCTTCATCGCAAAGGCTATTCGCGTGCCGAAGTGCGCCTTGGGGACGAGCGCTACGACCCCGCGACCGCGTCCGTCTCGCCGCGTTACACGGTCTTCGTCGGGCCGCTGGTCGTCCTCGAGGTCACGGGTGAGGACGAGTCCGTCGTCCGCAAGCACGCCGAATCGCCGTGGAAGAAGGGCGAGCCGCCGGACGAGGACGCCGTCGAGAGGCTCCGCGCCGCGCTGAAGCGCTCGTACGAAGAGAAGGGGTACGCGAAGGCGTCCGTGAAGGTCTCCTTCGACACGCAGGCCGACAAGGAAGTCGTGCGGTTCGAGATCGAGAAGGGCGCCCGGTGGAGCATCGCGCGCGTGGACGTGACGGGCGCCGTGAGCCTGAAGCCCCGCGAGATCCAGTCGGCCCTCGAGACGCGGCCGCGCGGCATCCTGGAGGCGGGCCGGTACGTGAGCGACGAGGCGGCGCGCGACCGCGACGCGCTGGCGGCGCTCTACCGCGAGGGCGGGTGGCGGGACGCGCGGCTCGCCGCTCCGGCAGTCGCGGACGGAGCCGGCGAGCACACCCTCGACGTGACGTTCGCGGTCGACGAAGGTGTCCGCACCGTCATTGGTTTCACGAAGCTCGAAGGGGTCCGGCTGCTCCCGGAGAAGGAGCTCGCTCCCCGCCTCGCGGTGAAGCCGGGAGTCCCGTACTCCGAGTCGGCCGTGAGTGCGGACGCGGCGCTCCTGCAGTCGCTCTACGTCGACAAGGGATTCGTCGACGCGAAGGTGGAGGCGACGACGCGCTTGACGGCGCCGGAGCCGCCGCGGGGCGAGCGTGCCGACGTCACGTACACCGTGACGGAAGGCAAGCCCGTCCTGTTCGGCAAGACGATCGTGCGCGGAAACAGCCGCACGAAGCCCTTCGTCATCGAGGATCGCCTCGCGAACGCCGAAGGGGAGCCCTTCTCGCTGACCAGGCTCCTCGAGACCCAGCAGGCGCTCGCCCGCCTCGGAGTTTTCGATCGGATCGACGTCACCACTTTCGAGACGGATCCCGAGACGATGTCGAGGAGCGTCCTCGTGACGGTCTCGGAGGCCCGCCCGTGGGGGCTCACGTACGCGGTCGGCGCCGAGCTCAACCCCCAGAGCAATGCGTCCTTCAGCGACCAGCTTTCGCTCCGCCTCTCCCTCGGCGTGACGTACAACAACCTCTTCGGCCGCGCGCTCGAGGTCGGGATCGAGGGCCGGGCCTCGAACAACGACCCGCGCCTCATCTTCACCGCGCGAGACCGCTCGCTCTTCGGCGGGAAGGTCCCGCTCTCGTTCGCCGTCTACAACACGAAGGACACACCGTCCCCTTCGTACGACGTGAAGCGCAAGGGGACGTTTTTGCAGGGCGAGTACCGCCTGTCGAAGTCGTTGCGGACAGGCATGCGCGTCCAGTACGAGCTCGTCGAGCCGTCCTCGGATCCCGGCCTCGGCGCCGACCAGCGCGGAAACCAGGAGAGCCGAATCGCCTCCGTCTCGAGCGGCGTGACCTGGGACAGACGCGACGACCTCGTGAATCCGCGGAACGGCTTCCTCCTCGGGACCGATCTCAAGTACGCGTTTCCGCTCTTCGCCGCCGACGCGCACTTCCTGAAGGTCTTCTCGCAGGCCGGCCTCTATCGGGGCTGGGGCTCGACCCGCGTCGCGTTTTCGCTGCGCGGCGGCGTCATCTGGAACTACGAGCCGTGCCAGGACCCGACGGGCGTGAACTGTGCGCCGAACCTCATCATCCCGGTCCCCGAGCGCTTCTTCGCGGGCGGATCCTCGACGCACCGGGCGTTCACGCGCGACAACCTCGGCATCACCCCGCAGACGCTCAATGAGGACGGTGTCGGAGTGGGCGGCAACGTCGTCCTGATCGCGAACGCCGAGTGGCGCATTCCCGTGACGGGTGGATTCGAGGTCGCGCTCTTCGTGGATGTGGGCAACACGTGGGCCGACCCGAAGAACGTCAGCCTTGGCGAGGTCCGGACGGGCGCCGGGGTCGGCCTCCATTACCTGACACCCGTCGGTCCGCTGCGCCTCGAATACGCCCTCAAACTGGATCGCAAGCCCGGCGAGGACGCGGGTGCGTTCGCGTTCGCCGTTGGGTATCCCTTCTGACACGGGCTTAGAATCGGCAGCACATGCCGCGCTTCACCGTCCTCGAGACGTCCGCCCTGTTCTCGAACCGCGTGAAGTACGACTACCTCTTCGAGCTCGAGATGTGGCTCAAGGGGCTCGAGCGGTTCTTCCAGATCGACTGCCTGCCGCTTTCGGCCTTCGAGCGCTCGCACGCGTCGCTGAAGAACTACGCCGAGGAGGTCGCGGCGGCGCGATCGGGCGTCGCACACATGGGGCTGATCGCGACGCAGCTCATGGGCGAGGGGCAGGAAGACCTCGCGTCGTTCCTCCTCTACCTCGACACGCAGGTCCAGCGGCCGGGCGGGCGCCGGCGGGGCGACGGCACGACGGAGCTGGCGCGCGTCGTCGAGACGCTCGACGATTTCACGAAGATCCTGGACGAGCTCGCGAAGGCGCCCTTCATCCCCCTCCAGACGTACCTCTCGCTCGGGCGGGTCGCGGTCGGGACGCTCCGGCAGGATCCAAACCTCGGCGTCCTGTTCCGGGAGAACCTCCGGCCCGTCCTCGACCGCGAGTCCAAGCAGTCGCTCGCGAAGGTCCTCGGGAGCCTGCCGGACCCGTCGCACCGCGGGGCGCTCGCGACGCTCTTCGTGGCGCTCTTCAAGGGCCTCCGCGTCGCCGAGCGCGTACCCGCGGCAGCGGAGGGGCCCGCCACGCGCAAGCGCGCGCTCCTCCTCTTCAGCCTTCTGAAGTCCGAGAGCGATTCGTTCGTCTCCTACGTCCGGCGGCGACTCCGGCCGCGCTTCGAGGACGGGACGAAGGAAGCCGAGGGCCTCGACCGCCTCGCGTCCGCATTCGAGGCCGAGACCCGGAAGGCGATGGACGTCGAGCTCGTGGGCGTTGCCCTCATGAAAGATCCCGACGCCGTCCTCGCCCGGCTCGGCGACGCCGCCAGCCTCTTCCGGGACCTCTTCCAGCAGAGTGTGATCGGCCTCGCGGAGACGTTCTCGTCGGGCATCGACGCGCGCGCTCTCTTCCCGGAGTACCGGGCGCGCCTCGACCAGAGCCTGCGGCTGCGCGAGGAGCTCGGCCACCTCTCGCGCGCCACGCAGGACTTCCTGAAGACGCCCGACAAGAAGACGCTTCGCGCCCTCGTGACGGAGATCGAGAGCTTCCGCCGGGGCGGGATGCGGTTTCTCATGTTCAAGGACTGGTCTCTCTTCGAGCGGTTCCACGCGGGCTTCTCGCGCGAGCGCGTCCCGCGCGCGTTCGTCCCGGCCGCGAACCAGTTCGACGGCTTCCTGAGGACGCTCCTGAAGGAAGTGGGCAAGCGTGCGGTCCTCGCGGACCACCCGTTCAAGGGCCCGAGGCCCGACGCGGGGTCCGGCGGAGCCTCCCGGTACAATTGACCGGAGGGGCGCGTCCTGCGCCCCGTGAGAGCCGAAAGGAAAACCCCGTGGGATTCGTCTCCGTCGTCGACGCCGTCGCGGCCTACAAGAAGGGCCAGTTCGTCATCATCGTGGACGACGAGGATCGCGAAAACGAGGGCGACCTCTGCCTCGCCGCCGAGCACGTCACGCCCGCCGCGATCAACTTCATGGCGAAAGAAGGCCGGGGCCTCGTCTGCGTCTCCCTGACCGAGGAGCGTTGCGACGAGCTCGACCTTCACCCGATGGTCGAGCAGAACACTTCGAACTACGGCACGGCCTTCACCGTTTCGGTCGAGGCCCGCGGCAAGACGACGACCGGGATTTCGGCGGCGGACCGCGCCGCGACCGTCCTGACCCTCGTCGACCCGAAGTCGAAGCCGCACGACCTCCTGCGGCCCGGGCACACGTTCCCGCTGCGCGCCAAGAAAGGCGGCGTCCTCAAGCGGGCGGGGCAGACCGAGGCGTCCGTGGACCTCGCGCGGATCGCGGGGCTCGCGCCCGCGGCCGTCATCTGCGAGATCATGAACGAGGACGGGACGATGGCCCGCGTGCCGGACCTCCTGCTCGTCTCGGAGAAGCACGGCATCCCGATCGTTTCGGTCGCGGACATCATCCGGTACCGGATGCGGACGGAGCGCCTCGTCCATCGCATCGCGGCCCCCGTCCTGCCCACGCCCCACGGGGAGTTCCGCGCGGTCGCGTTCCGCTCCGAGCTCACGAACGAGGAGCACGTCGCCCTCGTGATGGGGACCTGGACCGAGGACGAGCCCGTCCTCGTGCGCGTGCACTCCGCCTGTCTCACCGGCGACGTCTTCGGCTCCGGCCGCTGCGACTGCGGCGCTCAGCTCCAGCGCGCGATGGCCCAGATCGCGAAGGAGGGCAAGGGCGTCCTCCTCTACCTCCTCCAGGAGGGCCGCGGGATCGGGCTCTTCAACAAGCTGCGCGCGTACGAGCTGCAGGAGCAGGGTCTCGACACGGTCGCCGCGAACGAGAAGCTCGGCTTCGCGCCGGACGTCCGCGACTACGGGATCGGCTCGCAGATCCTGCGCGACCTCGGCGTCAGGAAGATGCGCCTCATGACGAACAACCCGGCCAAGTACGTCGCGATCGACGGCTACGGCCTGGAGATCGTCGAGCGCGTGCCGCTCGAGATCCCGCCGACGGACGGGACCCGGGACTACCTCGCCACGAAGAAGGCGAAGATGGGGCACCTCCTCAAGCTCGTTTGAGCGAAGAGAGAGAAGACCGGGGATTCGGATTCGGATTTCCTAGAAGGTAATAGGGCGCGGGCCCGCGGCCGTCAGCTGCGATAGAGCGCCGCCAGGTGCTCGGGCGCTTCACCCCTCTTCACCCTTCTAAGAATCTCCCAGTTCCTTCTTACGGTCTTCCAAACGCCCTTCTCGAGATAGCGCCGCGGCGACGTTTGCACTCTCTCTCTCAGGATCTCGACTCTCGTCTTGCCTTCGGCTGCGACGAGCCTGCGCGAGAAGTCCCAGTCCTCGAGGAACGGCCACGGTGCGTGGCCGCCGAGGCGCTCGTAGACGTCGCGCCGGACGAACGGAGCCTGGTCGCCGTAGGGCACCTTCGTGACGCGCGTGCGGAGGTTCGCCCACGCCGCGACCCATGCCATCCGCGGATCGCCGCCCGAGAAACCGAGACGGAATGCGCCGCCGGCGGCGCCGCGCCCGCGCGCGGCGCGTACGGCGGATTCCCACCCCACGGGCAGGATCGTGTCCGCGTGGAGAAAGAGAAGGATCGAAGATTCCTCTGAAGGTAAGAGGGCTGTCGCCTCGCGCAGGCGCTGGCCCCGCGGCACCGGTGACAGGTGAAGGCGGGCGCCTGCCTTCGCGAAGGCCTCACGCACATTCGAAGAAATCCCCTCATGCGCCGCGGCGATGAGCAGCGGCGGTGGCGTGTGGCTCTGGTCCCCTCTTACCCTTTCAAAGAAAATCCCGGGTGGGGGAGCCTCGGCGGCGCCTACCGGAACGATGACTGCAATCGAAAGGGGGCCCAGAAGTCTCGTCTCCGATAGCATGATGGCACGGTGGCTTACGGTTTCGTCCTCGTCGGCGGGCGGTCGGCGCGCATGGGGCGCGACAAGACGCTGCTGCCGTACCACGGCCTGCCGATGGCACTGCACCAGGCCGCGAAGCTCGCCCGGGTGTGCCGGCGCGTCGCGCTCGTCGGCAAGCACCCGGAGCTCTTCGCCGGCTCGCCGTACCCGTTCATCGAAGACGGCGCGGCGCCCACCGCCGCGATCTTCGGCGTCGCCGCGGCGCTCGCGGCGTCGCCCGACGACACGAACCTGATCCTCGCGGCCGACATCCCCCGGATCGGCGAGGCTTTTCTCGCGGCCCTGCTCGAGGTGGCGGATGCGATCCCTGCCGATGCCGTGGTGCCCGTGTCCGGCGGCGTCGCGCAGCCGCTCTGCGCGGTCTGGCGGCGTTCCGCCCATCCGCCGCTCCTCGCGCGGCTGGCGGCGGGCGATTACGCGCTCGTCGGCATCCTCCAGCAGATTCGCACCGTCCTGATCCCCGAAGCCGCGACCGCCGCGCTCCCAGGGGGCCACCCCGACAACTTCCTGAACGTGAACACGCCGGAGGACTACGAGCATGCCGAAAAAGACGCGGGCGCCGAGGCTGAGCCACCTCGACGCTGAGGGGCGCGCCCGCATGGTGGACGTCTCGGGGAAGAGCGAGACCGTTCGTTCGGCGTGCGCCGTGGCCGTCGTCACGCTGGGGCGCGCGGGCTGGGCCGCGCTGGACGCCGCCGAGAACCGCAAGGGGGACGCGCTCGCGGTCGCACGCCTCGCGGGGATCCAGGCGGCGAAGCGGACGGCGGAGTGGATTCCCCTCTGCCACCCGCTGGTCTTCGACTCGGTCGACGTCGCCGTCGAACGGCTGGCCGCGAGGAGGGCCATCGCCCTGACGGCCACGGTGCGCGGGACAGGGAAGACGGGCTACGAGATGGAGGCGCTCGTCGCGGCGTCCGCAGCGGCCCTCGCGCTCTACGACATGTGCAAGGCCGCGGACAAGGGGATCGTGATCGGGCCGGTCGCGCTTCTCGAGAAGACCGGCGGCAAGAGCGGGACGTGGCGCCGCGGCGTCAGCGTCCCGGCAGCTTCCGCGCGAGCGCGCGCGCGACGAACCGCAGGCGGTCGGCCCAGGGCAGGCGGAGGAAGTTCGTCTTCACGACGCCGCGTGTGAAGAACGTCTTGACCGAGTAGTCGATCGCGACGTCCACGAGGACGGGGCGGCCGGCGTCCGCGATCTCCTTCGCGTTCGAGACGACGGAGCGGATCTCGCCGTCCGTCGAGAGCGCGAGCGCCTCGGCTCCGAGAGCGCGCGCGAGCGCGAGGAGATCGTGGTCGGCGAGCGTGCTCGAGGACTTTCGGCCGAGCGCCGTCGCCTGGAACTGCGCGATCTGCGCGAGCTCGCGGTCCCTCAGGACGAAGACGGCCACGCCGAGGCCGTTCTGGGCGGCGGTCAGCAGCTCGAGACCGGTCATGAGGAACGCGCCGTC
This sequence is a window from Acidobacteriota bacterium. Protein-coding genes within it:
- a CDS encoding translocation/assembly module TamB domain-containing protein — translated: MARRPIPTLPQLSLTQVRLVRLFTLLLLFSVLVLYAVFRSHRFQDAMRRKTERLVEAQIGRKVSIGGFDLALLPFSFLVRDVSIANDRRSLAGPLFSAAEIEIRGIPAITSNRIEISKLRVVAPRLVIEVFPDGSTNVDPILRALRGGGGGGKDIQLHEAVIQRASLRFREWKAEIDALLKDAAVTARAGRTLSVTHLVLACRQGSFRLEDNEPLEFAVGAEVTLAPGRAHLTGLRLKGPKISVEASGGVDDLKKPVLALVAKIETTGETLGSAFGFGLPLAGPVRLNGTLRAGEPGGFRIRAAFDLPASRLAVFPMSGEGTLRLDPKGLLVDVSRASYAGGSLQALVQLERLDRPPLPVKIALRGKGIDFEQFFADIGLPGTGMMARASLEATLTFGPGGVEHADGAGRLTLAADPGRASAVKGRVALPVSGGGPLRIRDGRILFDKLPLATAGGAKVRLDGSLRFGSWEPDLTFDVTAGDLAELERLAANWYPAIQKEPLSPPLKLGGTGHLSARLTRAFSDPHVEGRLDATDFVLRGVRFGETTASFTVDHNVATLAPFAARDDGGTLSLEGKIGFGGALRGQYRLDGLAGDFHDWPLEKVLAFLDFDLPLSGRATGRLPLDGVTPAIHGRIPLVLTDASIWGQKLDRLEGVLAFQDDRISVEGATGRLAGATASFGGFYRYADGAYKFDLDAKDLPVGRLSAFSDVPAGGLLTGHASGEGLIDQPTLSADLRVAAPAFDGQPLARADHPVEIRARAERGVWSLRAEAAEEGVLEIFSPKDADTGGVWRARAEFPSLAPLAGLLGVPADARFDGRLSAEAAFKPGASAADLDGEGVISAAQLTAWGRTLTLRGATPLKVSGGRVSFERLALAEAVRPEAASGVPTLVTLSGSAQFVAPRSLDVAANGSVDATLLGPAFAPLKLAGRVTLDARLGGTASAPVVTGRAALDGVDIVSPDGGVAVESVTGTLLFSEGKVTVSDLSLRFGGGTVDLGGTILLDGWKPAGMRVTALVSHVKASPFDGFRSTFSGNLLLLGDAQPRAIRGELTIDRALYDRDFSIDLAALLQRKRVATIGVNPTFFDPVTLDVRIVAPPESIEVRTNVARLKASGELFARGTWGHPLLFGEIRAEEGGRLTLQGQRYDLVSGRILFSNPIRIEPFFEMEARGTVNKYQVTFGLTGTAARLATRFSSDPQLSEAQIITLMATGDVPSTSVTGGIGATPTSSDESVSKAARELLASLASDAVTSRTKEFFRLDRFQIDPAFSTGSTFDAPRITVGKSLGKDFNATVSFVLSSNQQQIITLDYQLSRTAFLQARLDEFGVYSLELRFRQRLR
- a CDS encoding BamA/TamA family outer membrane protein, whose protein sequence is MRTARGAAALIALALSAAPATGAPPPEGGMWGRGIVSLSFRGDQAIDDRRMAGLTDLAPGKLLTESAVRISMRNLFATRRFSDLAVEAAPSGEGVAVVVVFSAAPRIGALALTKGVPARGRLLDAVGLRPGDPWENDRRPVFEASIRRVLKEEGYFEPAVTISVDAGMDETSVDVGFVVRPGPRALAAAPEWNGSLGALPSSALTARAKMKVGKPYKKTTATEDAERFENELHRKGYSRAEVRLGDERYDPATASVSPRYTVFVGPLVVLEVTGEDESVVRKHAESPWKKGEPPDEDAVERLRAALKRSYEEKGYAKASVKVSFDTQADKEVVRFEIEKGARWSIARVDVTGAVSLKPREIQSALETRPRGILEAGRYVSDEAARDRDALAALYREGGWRDARLAAPAVADGAGEHTLDVTFAVDEGVRTVIGFTKLEGVRLLPEKELAPRLAVKPGVPYSESAVSADAALLQSLYVDKGFVDAKVEATTRLTAPEPPRGERADVTYTVTEGKPVLFGKTIVRGNSRTKPFVIEDRLANAEGEPFSLTRLLETQQALARLGVFDRIDVTTFETDPETMSRSVLVTVSEARPWGLTYAVGAELNPQSNASFSDQLSLRLSLGVTYNNLFGRALEVGIEGRASNNDPRLIFTARDRSLFGGKVPLSFAVYNTKDTPSPSYDVKRKGTFLQGEYRLSKSLRTGMRVQYELVEPSSDPGLGADQRGNQESRIASVSSGVTWDRRDDLVNPRNGFLLGTDLKYAFPLFAADAHFLKVFSQAGLYRGWGSTRVAFSLRGGVIWNYEPCQDPTGVNCAPNLIIPVPERFFAGGSSTHRAFTRDNLGITPQTLNEDGVGVGGNVVLIANAEWRIPVTGGFEVALFVDVGNTWADPKNVSLGEVRTGAGVGLHYLTPVGPLRLEYALKLDRKPGEDAGAFAFAVGYPF
- a CDS encoding bifunctional 3,4-dihydroxy-2-butanone-4-phosphate synthase/GTP cyclohydrolase II, producing the protein MGFVSVVDAVAAYKKGQFVIIVDDEDRENEGDLCLAAEHVTPAAINFMAKEGRGLVCVSLTEERCDELDLHPMVEQNTSNYGTAFTVSVEARGKTTTGISAADRAATVLTLVDPKSKPHDLLRPGHTFPLRAKKGGVLKRAGQTEASVDLARIAGLAPAAVICEIMNEDGTMARVPDLLLVSEKHGIPIVSVADIIRYRMRTERLVHRIAAPVLPTPHGEFRAVAFRSELTNEEHVALVMGTWTEDEPVLVRVHSACLTGDVFGSGRCDCGAQLQRAMAQIAKEGKGVLLYLLQEGRGIGLFNKLRAYELQEQGLDTVAANEKLGFAPDVRDYGIGSQILRDLGVRKMRLMTNNPAKYVAIDGYGLEIVERVPLEIPPTDGTRDYLATKKAKMGHLLKLV
- a CDS encoding glycosyl transferase; protein product: MREAFAKAGARLHLSPVPRGQRLREATALLPSEESSILLFLHADTILPVGWESAVRAARGRGAAGGAFRLGFSGGDPRMAWVAAWANLRTRVTKVPYGDQAPFVRRDVYERLGGHAPWPFLEDWDFSRRLVAAEGKTRVEILRERVQTSPRRYLEKGVWKTVRRNWEILRRVKRGEAPEHLAALYRS
- a CDS encoding molybdenum cofactor guanylyltransferase, with the translated sequence MAYGFVLVGGRSARMGRDKTLLPYHGLPMALHQAAKLARVCRRVALVGKHPELFAGSPYPFIEDGAAPTAAIFGVAAALAASPDDTNLILAADIPRIGEAFLAALLEVADAIPADAVVPVSGGVAQPLCAVWRRSAHPPLLARLAAGDYALVGILQQIRTVLIPEAATAALPGGHPDNFLNVNTPEDYEHAEKDAGAEAEPPRR
- the moaC gene encoding cyclic pyranopterin monophosphate synthase MoaC; this encodes MPKKTRAPRLSHLDAEGRARMVDVSGKSETVRSACAVAVVTLGRAGWAALDAAENRKGDALAVARLAGIQAAKRTAEWIPLCHPLVFDSVDVAVERLAARRAIALTATVRGTGKTGYEMEALVAASAAALALYDMCKAADKGIVIGPVALLEKTGGKSGTWRRGVSVPAASARARARRTAGGRPRAGGGSSSSRRRV